The nucleotide window TCATCCCCATCATCAATCGTGTATCCCCGTGAGCCAAGTAGGTCGTTGTAGAGGCGAGTTTGTTCATAGTCAATAAGATATGCAGTCGCCGTAGTACGATTGAGAGTCGCTGGTCTGTCAGGGGCAAACGGGTTTTGTTCACTCTGTATTGTCGGACTGTATGGTGAATCCGCTACCAGTACTGTACTCACCCCAAGTACACCTGCAATGATGAGAACGGCAGTGAGTCGTCGCATGTAACCACTTCTACCGAGGATACTCTGATAATTGTAAGGAAGCCACAAAGAGGGGTTTGTCCTATTGGTACCGGTATCGAGCTTGTAGTCATCAAAAGGCGATTGCGAAGTATGACCCCTGTACTTAGCGATATATTCACCCGGCACATCGGCCAGCCCTCGTGCACGAGACGCGCCCTATATGCAGCATGCTCTTGCCGATCTACTCGATTCCTGCCAAAAGGAACGTGCTGACTACAGATGATTCAGCGTTCACTCCGCACTGAGCACATCAAAATCGGTGCTCCCACATTCCGGACAACTCTCGATATACGGTACCACAGCGCCGTTTTTTTCGCGACCAATCCGGTTTGTCGCACAATCGGCACAGGAGAGGGTATGCGGGACCAAGATTACCAGCAGCCACGCGAACTGTTATCAGTCATCTGTAGGTGGCAGTGGCGGGTTGGCCTGCAGGGGTTTAACCTTGAGACCCCCGTAACTGCTTGCAGTGACTTCGTACCCGTGATATTCGAACGTGATGTGCAAATCACCGACAGCGTCTCTTCGTTGAGTGACGAGCGAATTGAGAGCATCTGTGTCCACGGTTGCGTTGAGTGAATTCATATCAAGCGGGTCCGTGTCAGAAGCGGCTGCAACCGCGCTTACGACCGCTGAACTCGGAGACCCTACGTCGTGACTGTAGATCGCTCGGTAGGCGCTTTCATCTTCGTGATATTCGAATGATTTGAAGTCAAAAAGACTCTGCTCAAGGGAGGGTGAAGGAGGCTGTGCTGATGGTGTGGAGTTCGATATATTGCTCATGGATCGAGGATCTTCGTCGGTCATCGTCACTCTGACTGTAATCGCTTGACGTGGGTTACTATGGCTATTTCATATACAATGGAGTATTTAAGCAGAAACGGCGCGCTGATTTATGAGTGTGACTCGATGAGTGCTTGTTCGATGAGTCGTCGATTCCCCCGTCGCAGGCGAGCGCCGAGTGCTTGCTGTGAAATCCCGAGGTCATCAGCGATCTCTGCCAGGGTCGTGTCTCGTGGTGAATTGTAGTACCCGCGGTCATATGCGAGAATCATAGCTTCGCGTTGCCCATCGGTCAGGCCTTGCATCTCATCCAACGGGCGGAGTGCATGAAGTTCCGTTAACCTGACCGGGACGCCATGGTCGTGACAGTATTCCCGGAACTCCGCAATCGCCTCTCGTTTTTCGCCGCGAAGTTCGAACGTCCATTCTTCTGCCGTCCCGATTGCCGTCAGTAGCACGATTTCAGGCGCGATGAGGGCATCAAGTACGCTATCGTATTCCGGGACCCACTCGCACCGCATCAAGTACTCTCTGTTGACCTGATCGACAGTCCGAATATCTCGTACGCCAGGGTGCTCAGAGAACTGCTCTACGATCGCATCGGTCTCCACTCCGCGGACCCAAAAGTAGGGAACTACACCGTTTGCATCCGGAATAACCCGTTCAAGTTGCACGGTCACGTCTGGTAACTTGGCGAAAATGGTTCCCAACGGAAATTCGTCGGCTGAGAGCATGAATTCGGCGACGGTAGCCATGCAATCGGATAGGTGTTGCGTGGCTATGAACGCGTTCTTCGGTTGAGATTGATCGTCGTAATAACTCGGTACCGGTGATTTCGAATGAGCGTATCTTCGGTGCGGCCTTACGGCCGATACGCGCTGTGTATGCAGCACGCTCTCGACGATCTACTCAACATCTGTCAACAGGGGCGTGCTGACTATAGAGGGTGGATTCAGCAACTCGTCGCCCTTTATCATGCGCTCGAAGATCTGAATAGAGCTATAGGAAGAGCGTGCAGATATATCAGTTAGTGAGAATTCATTTATCACTCGGAGAAGTGCTCCGGGCATGAAACGACGCGCCCTCCTTACCGCAGTCGCCACTAGCGGAGCCATGGCCGTTGCTGGCTGTAGTATGGCAAGCCGTTCCTGTGGGCCTCCCAAGGAAACGTTCAAACAGCCTCGCGACCGCTGGCCAACGGCCGGGTACGGCCCAACGAATACTGCCCACGCCTCTGGCGGGCCGTCGAACGGGGAGATACAGTGGCAGACCGACCGCGAGGCTGGCGAGGGGCCACGGCTGAACGGGGTGTTCAGTGAGCCCATCGTCGACGACGGCGCGGTGTACGTCACATTACGACATCTCGACCCGTACGAGCTGGAGTATCCTGGCTACCTCGTCGCGCTTGACGACGAAACTGGCGAACTACAGTGGCGGGTCGAACTCCCTTCCCTGGCAGGCGGGGATCCGGCACTCGCGGGTGACACCATCTTCATCGGCGGCGAAGGGGGCCAGCTCCACGCTATCTCGACCGCTGGCGAACAACGCTGGACACAGGAGCTCGGTGCGGCGGTCCGGACCCCAACCGTCATCGGCGGGCAGGTCTACGTCCTCGACGCGTCGGCGACCGTGCACGGCTTCACCCTCGACGGGGAACGATGTTGGGAGTACGACCAGTCCGACTTCTTGGGCAGTCTGCTCGGTGGTGGTTCGTTTGCGGTCGACAGTGCCCCGGCCATCGACGGCTCGCGCGTGTATGTGACGGTGCAGGAGGACCCCGACCGTGAACGAATCGGCCACGTATTGGCGTTCGACCAGGAGGGGAACGAAGAATGGAGATACAGCTTCCCCACCGGATACGAGGCGCCGAACACGCCCGCTGTCGTCAACGGAACCGTTCTGGTGACCGGGGGCGACCAAATTCTCGCTCTCGACTCGAGGACGGGTGAGCTGCGCTGGCGATTCGTCGTCGGCCACGACCACACCGGGGCGCCTGCGACCGATGGGGAGCGAGTGTACATCGGCGCGAAGAACTTGTA belongs to Halorarum halophilum and includes:
- a CDS encoding helix-turn-helix domain-containing protein, with product MATVAEFMLSADEFPLGTIFAKLPDVTVQLERVIPDANGVVPYFWVRGVETDAIVEQFSEHPGVRDIRTVDQVNREYLMRCEWVPEYDSVLDALIAPEIVLLTAIGTAEEWTFELRGEKREAIAEFREYCHDHGVPVRLTELHALRPLDEMQGLTDGQREAMILAYDRGYYNSPRDTTLAEIADDLGISQQALGARLRRGNRRLIEQALIESHS
- a CDS encoding PQQ-binding-like beta-propeller repeat protein; translation: MKRRALLTAVATSGAMAVAGCSMASRSCGPPKETFKQPRDRWPTAGYGPTNTAHASGGPSNGEIQWQTDREAGEGPRLNGVFSEPIVDDGAVYVTLRHLDPYELEYPGYLVALDDETGELQWRVELPSLAGGDPALAGDTIFIGGEGGQLHAISTAGEQRWTQELGAAVRTPTVIGGQVYVLDASATVHGFTLDGERCWEYDQSDFLGSLLGGGSFAVDSAPAIDGSRVYVTVQEDPDRERIGHVLAFDQEGNEEWRYSFPTGYEAPNTPAVVNGTVLVTGGDQILALDSRTGELRWRFVVGHDHTGAPATDGERVYIGAKNLYALDIEDGSEHWRVVNHGVGGSPGWARSIPFIARPAVTDDAVYLRAGAFDPHDGSRLWGDLAEEAVMGSNYATRSYGRRSIAPLSVTADALYLSHQIEGVTKVA
- a CDS encoding HalOD1 output domain-containing protein, with the protein product MTDEDPRSMSNISNSTPSAQPPSPSLEQSLFDFKSFEYHEDESAYRAIYSHDVGSPSSAVVSAVAAASDTDPLDMNSLNATVDTDALNSLVTQRRDAVGDLHITFEYHGYEVTASSYGGLKVKPLQANPPLPPTDD